The Cannabis sativa cultivar Pink pepper isolate KNU-18-1 unplaced genomic scaffold, ASM2916894v1 Contig3, whole genome shotgun sequence genome window below encodes:
- the LOC115703236 gene encoding transcription factor HHO6, producing the protein MGSIPSELSLDFRASYVPKSIHEFLNEVSTIENVPERASKLGDFVRRLEEEMKKIDAFKRELPLCMILLSDAILTLKKESSQCAVTTNPQPVLEEFIPMKKDCEEEDEEREEHKKNKNEKDSRDKKNWMSSVQLWNTDDISSGDHLNKNSKQNSMTQTKMNDEKILKNEDPFPSCRNRSSERSFAPFIKPYSGFLVRKEEKDEFSIPGLSLLTPGLKNPKEESGCGNARSNSGRAVSSSPANVHSNLRIGSQQTARKQRRCWSPELHRRFVNALQQLGGSQVATPKQIRELMQVDGLTNDEVKSHLQKYRLHTRRVPSGTSAPANQSVVVLGGLWLGQDQYGDSSKASSSQSGSPQGPLQLAATRGGSPTTGDEDSMQDDDDDDDAKSEGFSWKNHLHKPLKDDVHRV; encoded by the exons ATGGGTTCGATTCCATCGGAGCTGAGTTTGGATTTCAGAGCAAGTTATGTCCCGAAATCGATCCATGAATTTCTCAACGAGGTTTCAACCATCGAAAATGTACCCGAGAGGGCCTCGAAGCTCGGTGATTTCGTCCGAAGATTGGAAGAGGAAATGAAGAAGATCGACGCATTCAAACGCGAGCTTCCTCTATGCATGATTTTGTTAAGTGACG CTATTCTAACTCTGAAAAAGGAGTCATCCCAATGTGCAGTGACAACAAATCCTCAGCCAGTGCTCGAGGAGTTTATACCAATGAAGAAGGattgtgaagaagaagatgaagaacgcGAAGAAcataagaaaaacaaaaatgaaaaagactCGAGGGATAAAAAGAACTGGATGAGCTCTGTTCAGCTGTGGAATACAGATGATATATCCAGTGGTGATCATTTAAACAAGAATTCGAAGCAAAATTCCATGACTCAAACTAAG ATGAATGATGAGAAGATTCTGAAAAATGAAGACCCATTTCCGAGCTGTAGAAATAGGAGTTCAGAGAGGTCTTTTGCACCGTTTATTAAGCCGTATTCTGGTTTTTTGGTGaggaaagaagagaaagatgagTTTTCGATTCCAGGGCTTTCATTGCTCACTCCGGGCTTGAAGAATCCCAAGGAGGAATCGGGTTGCGGCAATGCTAGATCCAATTCTGGTCGAGCTGTCTCTTCCTCGCCAGCTAATGTTCATTCGAATTTGAGAATTGGGTCCCAGCAGACTGCTCGGAAACAGAGAAGGTGTTGGTCACCTGAGTTGCACAGGCGATTCGTCAATGCCTTGCAGCAACTCGGAGGTTCACAAG TGGCCACCCCTAAACAAATTAGAGAACTCATGCAAGTAGATGGTCTGACCAATGATGAAGTGAAGAGTCATTTGCAA AAATATAGACTTCACACAAGGAGAGTTCCATCAGGCACATCAGCCCCTGCAAACCAATCCGTTGTTGTTTTAGGTGGCTTATGGTTGGGCCAAGATCAATATGGCGATTCTTCAAAAGCTAGTAGTTCACAGTCAGGTTCTCCCCAAGGACCCCTCCAGTTAGCTGCAACGAGAGGTGGAAGCCCCACTACAGGGGAtgaagatagcatgcaagatgatgatgatgatgatgatgctaaATCTGAAGGCTTTAGCTGGAAAAATCACCTTCATAAACCCTTGAAAGATGATGTACATAGAGTGTGA